In Hydractinia symbiolongicarpus strain clone_291-10 chromosome 4, HSymV2.1, whole genome shotgun sequence, the following proteins share a genomic window:
- the LOC130641818 gene encoding uncharacterized protein LOC130641818 has product MTETGCGELRYIRRPTSIKFSDYRMNLPACMNSINSKDCATDARSLPKFRKRRSCDQYFVTPDTSTRHSIDSVKCEPNFINPKDVSASREVITQSYARRSRSMTQNSIHLPSLTIQSLTGDGTRYTSFTDKNRPIQYGRTRSKTISHAPTLPKINSQKTFLATKYLQKWNSMHMNKQDKIAEESSLLEDTGLSSLVLNVTSSPEFEQVLSEIQKDVRDISRQSWML; this is encoded by the coding sequence ATGACGGAAACCGGATGTGGAGAACTAAGATATATTCGTCGCCCCACCAGCATAAAATTTTCAGATTACAGAATGAATCTTCCTGCATGCATGAATAGTATTAATTCGAAAGATTGTGCCACAGACGCACGAAGTTTACCCAAATTCCGTAAGCGCCGTTCATGTGATCAGTATTTTGTAACACCCGATACGTCAACTCGACATTCAATTGATTCTGTTAAGTGTGAACCAAACTTTATTAATCCAAAAGATGTTTCAGCATCCAGAGAAGTAATAACTCAATCATACGCTAGAAGATCAAGAAGTATGACccaaaattcaatacatttaccGTCGCTTACTATACAAAGTTTAACAGGGGACGGAACACGCTACACGAGCTTCACCGATAAAAATAGACCAATCCAATATGGTAGAACTCGCTCGAAAACAATATCGCACGCACCGACTTTACCAAAAATAAACTCCCAAAAAACATTTCTAGCCACAAAGTACTTACAAAAATGGAATAGTATGCACATGAATAAACAAGACAAAATAGCTGAAGAATCAAGTTTATTAGAAGACACGGGTCTATCAAGTCTTGTGCTAAATGTCACGTCGAGTCCCGAATTTGAACAGGTTTTATCCGAGATACAAAAAGACGTCCGAGATATTTCTCGTCAATCGTGGATGTTATAA
- the LOC130641820 gene encoding ubiquitin-conjugating enzyme E2 E1-like, whose translation MASTSTSSSTQENTTSESSENIQNQTPSEASTRAAGSKRGRNQPSKIAVKKKTSSAVKRIQRELTDITLDPPPNCSAGPKGDNVYDWVGTILGPPGTVYQGGVFFLEITFPAEYPFKPPKIIFRTRIYHCNINSQGHICLDILKDNWSPAFTVSKVLLSLIALLTDCNPADPLVGNIAHQFLTNREEHDSIAREWTRRYAT comes from the exons ATGGCTTCTACAAGTACGTCTTCATCTACACAAGAAAATACAACATCAGAAAGTTcagaaaacattcaaaatcAGACTCCAAGCGAAGCAAGTACCAGAGCTGCAGGCTCGAAAAGAGGACGAAACCAGCCCAGCAAAATTGCggtgaagaaaaaaacaagttcgGCTGTCAAAAG GATACAAAGAGAATTGACAGACATCACATTGGACCCCCCACCGAACTGCAG TGCTGGACCAAAAGGTGATAATGTTTACGACTGGGTTGGAACCATTCTTGGCCCACCTGGAACAGTGTATCAGGGTGGAGTGTTTTTCTTGGAAATAACTTTTCCAGCTGAATACCCGTTTAAACcaccaaaaataattttccgAACTCGTATTTATCATTGCAATATTAATTCGCAG GGTCATATTTGCTTGGACATTTTGAAAGACAACTggagtccggcatttacagtTTCGAAGGTTCTTTTATCTTTGATAGCATTGCTGACTGATTGCAACCCAG CTGACCCCCTGGTGGGAAACATAGCGCATCAATTTCTCACGAATAGAGAAGAGCATGACTCAATAGCACGCGAGTGGACTCGACGATATGCGACCTAG
- the LOC130641821 gene encoding ras-like GTP-binding protein RHO, whose amino-acid sequence MSTEQIHRRKLVIVGDGACGKTSLLYVFTKDEMPTDYVPTIFDNYVADMEIENKQVELALFDTAGQEEYDQLRILMYPDADVVVICYSIDSPDSLSNTVEKWAPEIKHFCPGVPIVLCGNKKDLRHNEDTKRELEATKQKPVSIEEGEEVASKIEASAFLECSALTKAGVMTLFETAAISALKKKSKKNGRRCKCNIL is encoded by the exons ATGTCTACTGAACAAATTCATCGAAGAAAGTTGGTTATAGTTGGAGATGGCGCTTGTGGTAAAACAAGTTTGTTGTATGTGTTCACGAAAGATGAAATGCCAACTGACTACGTTCCTACAATATTTGATAACTACGTGGCAGATATGGAAATAGAAAACAAACag GTTGAACTTGCACTGTTTGATACTGCCGGCCAAGAAGAATACGACCAACTGAGAATTCTAATGTATCCGGACGCTGACGTGGTTGTCATCTGCTATAGTATTGACAGTCCGGATAGTTTGTCGAATACCGTTGAAAAATGGGCACCggaaattaaacatttttgtcCGGGAGTGCCTATTGTGTTGTGTGGAAAtaaaaaggacttgagacacAACGAAGACACGAAGCGTGAGTTAGAAGCAACAAAACAGAAGCCAGTCTCGATTGAAGAAGGTGAAGAAGTAGCCAGTAAAATCGAGGCTAGTGCTTTTCTAGAATGTTCTGCTTTGACGAAAGCTGGTGTTATGACCCTGTTTGAAACTGCGGCCATCAGcgctttaaagaaaaaatcgaAGAAAAATGGACGCAGATGTAAATGTAATATTTTATAG
- the LOC130642319 gene encoding uncharacterized protein LOC130642319 produces MKLMRWNGNIQFDHSYVSSIFIFIFYPTYAITIRGELFEKKFQFTSKSSVVEVGKSEDFKDSNSFQDISSSKGHLQQLRNENDGPDSKVNEDSDDWRVIHKQKSMQKHDLLMSYISAIEMYGNTIAKLFTRYNAKFQQTMITKNIMMQVRIILVEQLLEKKNGEVSFPDYKNDPRLSSWKCGIERISLPSSIPSTKFEPMKTIHVTFLRFRTAAVIQRFHKEDDNEEEIVDDNPVVVGSQLLSMNVVPHLGDEMKLPVSITFANDDLSQKNLPHQCSFWNRTEESWQDHGCKKIFSNASITTCECTHLTTFGVLVDTSGKAVVEPPAVVDKKPTADGESVKGGVVIKGGNEKTEEQTSKGGSSGIEVNKEPKEEKPKAEEKPKKEEKPKEEEKKPDTTTTTTTTTTTSTTTTTTEAPPPPGPSKAPGKSKQESKKKDRKWLWILLLLLLLLLLLLLCCCCICCLCCRRKRKKEEDDHRDILNETSSAPETDPTSDNLVDKSKINQDPQRGPVTPGTTSSSSSRSSSPEPGNSPGWRKLMSNAQHPKNMLLREKALLFKDYVQPYHFLTKEKERPDTSAESIYGSTVTSYPNTSEPSTQTTPRRMRSYQPRPKREKSPIPKSMYNDKNRTPEKSDSSESSPESTRREPYRLRRRPPNSDDDSPISDRRNDRIMPANLNEATSMEWDPYLENKQKSGNRRNKANARRRRNISPISEEDEDNNKPTTSIDAQNGSDIIDSASSEGSSYTESAPNSERTITSGDIRSPNTTRGQTTTDFNSTTQTSGKTGTTRSPTSSTEDSSRDPRYTNNR; encoded by the exons ATGAAGCTAATGAGATGGAATGGAAACATTCAATTCGA tcATTCATACGTTTCgtctatttttatatttattttttatcctaCCTACGCCATAACTATTCGTGGAG agctctttgagaaaaAGTTCCAGTTCACGTCAAAGAGCTCTGTGGTTGAGGTTGGCAAAAGCGAAGATTTTAAAGACAGCAATAGTTTCCAAGACATTTCTTCTTCTAAAGGT CATTTGCAGCAGTTACGAAACGAAAATGACGGCCCCGACAGCAAAGTAAACGAAGATAGCGATGATTGGAGAGTGATTCACAAACAAAAA AGTATGCAGAAACATGACCTGTTGATGAGTTACATATCCGCTATTGAGATGTACGGCAACACAATCGCAAAATTGTTCACAAGATACAACGCAAAATTCCAACAGACCATGATCACCAAGAATATTA TGATGCAAGTTCGGATTATTTTGGTTGAACAATTACTTGAAAAGAAAAATGGAGAGGTTTCATTTCCTGATTATAAAAACGATCCTAGACTATCCAGTTGGAAGTGTGGAATTGAAAGAATTTCTCTGCCGTCGTCAATTCCGAGTACAAAATTTG AACCCATGAAAACGATTCATGTGACTTTCTTAAGATTTCGTACAGCTGCTGTGATACAGAGGTTTCACAAAGAAGACGA CAATGAAGAGGAAATAGTAGATGACAACCCAGTAGTGGTCGGATCGCAACTTTTATCAATGAATGTTGTTCCTCATCTTGGAGACGAAATGAAGCTCCCTGTCTCTATCACCTTCGCCAATGACGAT TTGTCGCAGAAGAATTTACCACATCAATGTTCTTTCTGGAATCGAACAGA ggaATCATGGCAAGACCATGGCTGCAAGAAGATATTTTCAAACGCTTCTATAACCACCTGTGAATGTACGCATCTAACAACCTTCGGCGTCTTGGTTGATACTTCCGGAAAG GCTGTCGTGGAGCCGCCTGCGGTTGTTGATAAGAAACCCACTGCTGATGGCGAAAGCGTTAAGGGTGGGGTTGTTATCAAGGGTGGGAATGAAAAAACTGAGGAGCAGACTAGTAAGGGCGGCAGTAGCGGTATTGAAGTTAATAAAGAACCTAAGGAAGAAAAGCCAAAAGCGGAAGAAAAACCGAAGAAGGAGGAGAAACCAAAAGAAGAAGAGAAGAAACCTGATACAACCACGACCACAACAACAACCACGACAACCTCTACAACTACCACTACCACGGAAGCACCACCACCACCGGGACCAAGCAAAGCACCTGGTAAAAGCAAGCAAGAAAGCAAAAAGAAAGATCGCAAATGGTTATGGATTCTActcttgttgttgctgttgttgttgttactgtTGCTATGTTGCTGCTGCATTTGTTGTTTGTGTTGCAGAAGAAAAAG gaaaaaagaagaagatgatCACAGAG ATATACTGAACGAAACATCATCAGCTCCTGAAACAGATCCTACAAGTGATAACTTGGTTGATAAAAGCAAAATTAATCAG GATCCACAACGCGGTCCAGTAACACCTGGAACAACATCTTCCTCCTCATCAAGATCG AGTTCTCCAGAACCTGGAAATAGTCCTGGATGGAGAAAATTGATGAGCAATGCTCAACACCCAAAGAATATGTTACTGAGAGAAAAAGCTTTGCTCTTCAAAGACTACGTTCAACCTTACCATTTCCtcacaaaagaaaaagaaagaccaGATACAAGTGCTGAATCTATTTACGGATCCACAGTTACTTCATACCCGAATACTTCCGAACCAAGTACTCAGACAACACCAAGACGAATGCGGTCGTATCAACCGCGTCCGAAACGAGAAAAATCCCCGATCCCAAAGAGTATGTATAATGATAAAAATAGAACTCCAGAAAAATCGGATTCTTCGGAATCTTCTCCAGAGTCTACCCGACGCGAACCTTATCGTCTGCGGAGAAGACCTCCAAATTCGGATGACGACAGTCCGATAAGTGACAGGCGAAATGACAGGATAATGCCGGCAAATTTGAACGAAGCTACCTCAATGGAGTGGGATCCTTAcctagaaaataaacaaaaatctgGTAATAGACGAAACAAAGCAAATgctagaagaagaagaaatatttCCCCGATATCAGAAGAAGATGAAGACAATAACAAACCCACTACAAGTATAGATGCTCAAAATGGCTCTGACATAATAGACAGTGCATCTTCAGAGGGCTCGTCTTACACTGAAAGTGCGCCCAACTCAGAGAGAACGATAACTTCTGGCGATATACGTAGCCCTAATACTACTCGTGGGCAAACAACAACAGACTTTAACTCGACTACTCAAACATCAGGTAAAACTGGTACAACGAGGTCACCTACTTCGTCCACGGAAGACTCGTCACGTGATCCAAGATATACAAACAATAGGtga